A region of Pyxidicoccus parkwaysis DNA encodes the following proteins:
- the argH gene encoding argininosuccinate lyase, producing MADTLWGKGLALDAVIHRFTVGNDPVVDLSLAPHDALGSAAHARMLAHVGLLPADDAKALVSALKALHDEARAGQFHIRPEQEDGHTALEAALVERVGEPGKRIHLARSRNDQVQLAMRLFLREEVLALGARTVELAGTFLDFAQTHASVALPGYTHLRRAMPSTFGLWGMAFAEGLLEELEALRGVWARLDRCPLGAAAGFGVPLPIDREYTAKLLGFSRVQRSPIDVQNGRGRHEQAVLGWACSVAGTLEKWLWDVQLYSMDEFGFLALPDAYTTGSSIMPQKKNPDVVELARGRCRELRGIAHQVEAVAGGLPSSYHRDFQLLKSPTLAGLTSMKDLLDVLARLVPALQVKAEAAARASDDSLYAAHHAYALVAKGLPFRDAYRQVGRELADGTFHPDRGALTATHLGGAGNLGLPQAREELAAARAWLDDTHRAVASATARVWAL from the coding sequence GTGGCTGACACCCTGTGGGGCAAGGGCCTGGCGCTGGACGCGGTCATCCACCGCTTCACCGTGGGCAATGACCCGGTGGTGGACCTGTCGCTCGCGCCGCATGACGCGCTCGGCAGCGCCGCGCACGCGCGGATGCTGGCGCACGTGGGCCTGTTGCCCGCCGACGACGCGAAGGCCCTGGTGTCCGCGCTGAAGGCGCTGCACGACGAGGCGCGCGCCGGCCAGTTCCACATCCGCCCGGAGCAGGAGGACGGCCACACCGCGCTCGAGGCCGCGCTCGTGGAGCGCGTCGGCGAGCCGGGCAAGCGCATCCACCTGGCCCGCTCGCGCAATGATCAGGTGCAGCTCGCCATGCGGCTGTTCCTCCGTGAAGAGGTGCTCGCCCTCGGCGCGCGCACGGTGGAGCTGGCCGGGACATTCCTCGACTTCGCGCAGACGCACGCGTCCGTGGCCCTGCCCGGCTACACGCACCTGCGCCGCGCCATGCCGTCCACCTTCGGCCTGTGGGGCATGGCCTTCGCGGAGGGCCTGCTCGAGGAATTGGAGGCGCTGCGTGGCGTGTGGGCGCGGTTGGACCGCTGCCCGCTCGGCGCGGCGGCGGGCTTCGGCGTGCCGCTGCCCATCGACCGCGAGTACACGGCGAAGCTGCTCGGCTTCAGCCGGGTGCAGCGCAGCCCCATCGACGTGCAGAACGGCCGCGGCCGGCACGAGCAGGCGGTGCTGGGCTGGGCCTGCTCGGTGGCGGGCACGCTGGAGAAGTGGCTGTGGGACGTGCAGCTCTACAGCATGGACGAGTTCGGCTTCCTCGCGCTGCCGGACGCGTACACCACGGGCTCGTCCATCATGCCGCAGAAGAAGAACCCGGACGTGGTGGAGCTGGCGCGCGGGCGCTGCCGCGAGCTGCGTGGAATCGCACATCAGGTGGAGGCGGTGGCCGGTGGCCTGCCGTCCAGCTACCACCGCGACTTCCAGCTGTTGAAGTCCCCCACCCTCGCGGGACTGACGTCCATGAAGGACCTGCTGGACGTGCTCGCCCGGCTGGTGCCGGCGCTCCAGGTGAAGGCAGAGGCGGCCGCGCGAGCCAGCGATGACTCGCTGTACGCGGCCCACCACGCCTACGCGCTGGTGGCGAAGGGCCTGCCCTTCCGCGATGCGTACCGGCAGGTGGGACGAGAGCTCGCGGACGGAACGTTCCATCCGGACCGCGGCGCACTGACGGCCACCCACCTGGGTGGCGCTGGAAACCTGGGCCTGCCGCAGGCCCGCGAGGAGCTGGCCGCCGCGCGCGCCTGGCTCGACGACACCCACCGCGCCGTGGCCTCCGCCACCGCGCGCGTGTGGGCGCTGTGA
- a CDS encoding M20/M25/M40 family metallo-hydrolase — protein sequence MNAAELLQALVAIPSVSGDEGRIADTVSGWAEGWGARVQRKGHNVWFSVGSGPRRLLVNSHVDTVKPNAGWTYAPHAPEWREDRLYGLGSNDAKGCVAGMLLTARTLLKEGAPTGGEVVFAFTAEEETGGQGLGTMLSELGPLDAAIVGEPTSLKPCTAQRGMLLLRCTAHGKSGHVAHANSTQALNAIHLAAGDISVLSELRFPSHPLLGEARAQVTQISGGLARNQVPDKCEFFVDLRTTPAMDHAAVAKQLAGALKSEVQVHSARYLPKATASHQPIVRAAMAASGEQPVGSSTTSDWAFLGDLPAVKVGPGDTLRSHQADEYLTRAELEAGVAFYTRLVRGYFEEVARG from the coding sequence ATGAACGCGGCGGAGCTGCTCCAGGCGCTGGTCGCCATCCCCAGCGTGTCGGGTGACGAGGGTCGCATCGCGGACACCGTGTCCGGGTGGGCCGAGGGCTGGGGCGCGCGCGTCCAGCGGAAGGGCCACAACGTGTGGTTCTCCGTTGGCAGCGGGCCGCGCCGGCTGCTCGTCAACTCGCACGTGGACACGGTGAAGCCCAACGCCGGGTGGACGTACGCGCCGCACGCGCCCGAGTGGCGCGAGGACCGGCTCTACGGCCTGGGCAGCAACGACGCGAAGGGCTGCGTGGCGGGGATGCTCCTCACCGCCCGCACCCTGTTGAAAGAGGGAGCACCCACTGGAGGCGAGGTGGTCTTCGCCTTCACCGCCGAGGAAGAGACGGGAGGCCAGGGACTGGGAACGATGCTGTCCGAGCTGGGGCCGCTGGACGCGGCGATTGTGGGCGAGCCCACGAGCCTGAAGCCGTGCACCGCGCAGCGGGGCATGCTGCTCCTGCGCTGCACCGCGCACGGCAAGAGCGGCCACGTGGCGCACGCGAACAGCACGCAGGCCCTCAACGCCATCCACCTGGCGGCGGGGGACATCTCCGTTCTCTCGGAGCTGCGCTTCCCCTCGCACCCGCTGCTGGGCGAGGCCCGTGCTCAGGTGACGCAAATCAGCGGCGGGCTGGCGCGCAACCAGGTGCCGGACAAGTGCGAGTTCTTCGTGGACCTGCGCACCACGCCGGCCATGGACCACGCGGCGGTGGCGAAGCAGCTGGCGGGTGCGCTGAAGAGCGAGGTGCAGGTGCACTCGGCGCGATACCTGCCGAAGGCGACGGCGTCGCATCAGCCCATCGTCCGAGCCGCGATGGCCGCGTCCGGTGAGCAGCCGGTGGGCTCCAGCACCACGTCCGACTGGGCCTTCCTGGGCGACCTTCCGGCGGTGAAGGTGGGCCCTGGCGACACGCTGCGCAGCCACCAGGCGGACGAGTACCTCACCCGGGCGGAGCTCGAAGCGGGCGTCGCCTTCTACACGCGACTGGTGCGTGGCTACTTCGAGGAGGTGGCCCGTGGCTGA
- the argB gene encoding acetylglutamate kinase has product MPLSPDPYSALRHAARYVQQFRRKTFVIKLGGAMLSDPKLRRSACEQIALLWTFSIRPIVVHGGGPELDTLCDALHLPIEKVAGRRVTSAPVLDAAKMVLAGKLHTDLLADLQAAGVPSVGLSGVDAGLIKARKRPPVMVTEPGAPEGRLVDYGLVGDIESVDTRVVEHLRAADYVPVVAPLSGGPDGAVYNTNADTVAAALAVALSAEKLFFLVEVPGLLRNVSDPTSLVTLANLTDLATMENTGAISGGMRPKAHAIRHALVGGVGSVHLVSGVMPNALLEEVFTNEGSGTMVVRESAPKPAGAVG; this is encoded by the coding sequence GTGCCCCTGTCTCCCGACCCGTACTCCGCGCTCCGTCACGCCGCGCGCTACGTGCAGCAGTTCCGCCGCAAGACGTTCGTCATCAAGCTCGGCGGCGCCATGCTGAGCGACCCGAAGCTGCGCCGCTCCGCGTGCGAGCAGATCGCCCTGCTGTGGACCTTCTCCATCCGCCCCATCGTCGTTCACGGCGGCGGCCCGGAATTGGACACGCTGTGTGACGCGCTCCACCTGCCCATCGAGAAGGTGGCGGGCCGCCGCGTCACCTCCGCGCCCGTGCTGGACGCGGCGAAGATGGTGCTCGCGGGCAAGCTGCACACGGACCTCCTGGCGGACCTCCAGGCGGCGGGCGTGCCCTCCGTGGGCCTGAGCGGCGTGGACGCGGGCCTCATCAAGGCGCGCAAGCGTCCTCCCGTCATGGTGACCGAACCCGGCGCTCCCGAGGGCCGGCTCGTGGACTACGGCCTCGTGGGCGACATCGAGTCGGTGGACACGCGCGTGGTGGAGCACCTGCGCGCGGCGGACTACGTGCCGGTGGTGGCGCCCCTGTCCGGCGGCCCCGACGGCGCCGTCTACAACACCAACGCGGACACCGTGGCCGCGGCGCTCGCGGTGGCGCTGTCGGCGGAGAAGCTCTTCTTCCTCGTCGAGGTGCCGGGCCTGCTCCGCAACGTCAGCGACCCGACGTCGCTCGTCACGCTCGCCAACCTGACGGACCTGGCCACCATGGAGAACACGGGCGCCATCTCCGGCGGCATGCGGCCCAAGGCGCACGCCATCCGCCACGCGCTCGTGGGCGGCGTGGGCAGCGTGCACCTCGTCAGCGGCGTGATGCCCAACGCGCTCCTGGAGGAGGTCTTCACCAACGAGGGCAGCGGCACCATGGTGGTGCGCGAGTCCGCGCCGAAACCGGCCGGGGCCGTGGGATGA
- a CDS encoding N-acetylornithine carbamoyltransferase has translation MKHVTHIQDLGPEGVEAVLAQAAAWKFKGPSQPLFPGSILGMVFFNPSLRTRTSFEAVMLRGGGNAIILDVGAGVWKLEHREGAVMNADRAEHLKEAAPVLSRFVDMLGVRTFSQGGGDEEDEVDPIIGAFRKWATVPVVSMESAREHPCQGLADVLTLRETFGSTKKLPVTLTWAPHIKPLPKAVPNSFLLSAAAAGCEVRVAHPPGFELHPAVRAEAEAYAKATGGSVTYTHDQDEALAGSRAVYAKSWGPSAAAAYSPNDVTALLASYSGWMPTLRTMSRAAKDAAFLHCLPVRRNVEVADEVLDHKSSRVVDEAGNRYHVQRALLHWMRSHSR, from the coding sequence ATGAAGCACGTCACCCACATCCAGGACCTCGGGCCCGAGGGCGTCGAGGCGGTGCTCGCGCAGGCGGCCGCGTGGAAGTTCAAGGGTCCGAGCCAGCCGCTGTTCCCGGGCAGCATCCTGGGCATGGTGTTCTTCAACCCGTCCCTGCGCACGCGCACCTCGTTCGAGGCCGTCATGCTGCGCGGCGGCGGCAACGCCATCATCCTCGACGTGGGCGCGGGCGTGTGGAAGCTCGAGCACCGCGAGGGCGCGGTGATGAACGCGGACCGGGCCGAGCACCTCAAGGAGGCCGCGCCCGTCCTCTCGCGCTTCGTGGACATGCTCGGCGTGCGGACCTTCTCGCAGGGCGGCGGTGACGAGGAGGACGAGGTCGACCCCATCATCGGCGCGTTCCGAAAGTGGGCCACCGTCCCCGTGGTCAGCATGGAGTCCGCGCGCGAGCACCCCTGCCAGGGCCTCGCGGACGTGCTCACCCTGCGCGAGACGTTCGGCAGCACCAAGAAGCTGCCGGTGACGCTCACCTGGGCGCCGCACATCAAGCCGCTGCCCAAGGCCGTCCCCAACTCCTTCCTCCTCAGCGCCGCGGCCGCCGGCTGCGAGGTGCGCGTGGCGCACCCTCCCGGCTTCGAATTGCACCCCGCAGTGCGCGCCGAGGCCGAGGCCTACGCGAAGGCCACCGGCGGCAGCGTGACGTACACGCATGACCAGGACGAGGCGCTCGCCGGCAGCCGCGCGGTGTACGCCAAGTCGTGGGGCCCGTCGGCGGCGGCGGCGTACTCGCCCAATGACGTCACCGCGCTGCTCGCGTCCTACTCCGGGTGGATGCCCACGCTGCGCACCATGTCCCGCGCCGCGAAGGACGCGGCCTTCCTCCACTGCCTGCCCGTGCGGCGCAACGTGGAGGTGGCCGACGAGGTGCTGGACCACAAGAGCAGCCGCGTGGTGGACGAGGCGGGCAACCGCTACCACGTCCAGCGCGCCCTCCTCCACTGGATGCGCTCGCACTCGCGCTAG
- a CDS encoding arginine repressor, translating to MNLDETILRLISEREISDQAVLQELLEAEGEAPSQSTLSRRLKKLGVQKVAGRYQRVETPPVVAPARPWLRITEAPPNLLVLKTAPGYAQIFALALDREPDVPGLAGTVAGDDTIFVAVTDPSRLREVREAVEELMSRGT from the coding sequence ATGAACCTGGATGAGACCATCCTGAGGCTCATCTCCGAGCGGGAGATCAGTGATCAGGCGGTGTTACAGGAGCTGCTTGAGGCGGAGGGCGAGGCTCCGAGCCAGTCCACGCTGTCGCGGCGGCTGAAGAAGCTGGGTGTGCAGAAGGTGGCGGGGCGGTATCAGCGGGTGGAGACGCCGCCCGTGGTGGCGCCCGCGAGGCCGTGGCTGCGGATCACGGAAGCGCCGCCGAACCTGTTGGTGCTGAAGACGGCGCCCGGCTACGCGCAGATATTCGCGCTGGCGTTGGACCGCGAGCCGGACGTGCCCGGGCTCGCCGGCACGGTGGCGGGAGACGACACGATTTTCGTCGCGGTGACGGACCCATCGCGGCTGCGCGAGGTGCGCGAGGCCGTGGAGGAGTTGATGTCGCGGGGGACGTGA
- a CDS encoding Uma2 family endonuclease, with protein MERKRATYADLEALPDNVIGELIDGVLYASPRPAGPHTVVGSQLGYELIGPFDRGRGGPGGWVILDEPELHLGEDVLVPDVAGWRRERMPRPTEHVFYTVAPDWLCEVLSPSTRNLDRKEKLPVYAREGVRHVWLIDPKPRVLEVFRLGPGGYELLATHEGNGPVRAEPFEAIELDLAFLWDER; from the coding sequence ATGGAACGGAAACGGGCGACCTACGCGGACCTGGAGGCGCTTCCCGACAATGTGATTGGGGAGCTCATCGACGGGGTGCTGTACGCCAGTCCCCGGCCGGCGGGGCCGCACACGGTGGTGGGCTCACAGCTCGGCTACGAGTTGATTGGTCCGTTCGACAGGGGAAGAGGCGGCCCCGGAGGCTGGGTCATTCTCGATGAACCCGAGCTGCACCTGGGCGAGGACGTCCTCGTTCCCGACGTGGCGGGCTGGCGTCGCGAGCGGATGCCCAGGCCCACGGAGCATGTGTTCTACACCGTCGCGCCGGACTGGCTCTGCGAGGTGCTGTCCCCGTCCACGAGGAACCTGGACCGGAAGGAGAAGCTCCCCGTCTACGCGCGCGAGGGCGTGCGGCACGTCTGGTTGATCGACCCCAAGCCGCGCGTGCTGGAGGTGTTTCGCCTGGGGCCCGGGGGGTACGAGCTGCTCGCCACGCATGAGGGGAATGGCCCGGTCCGGGCGGAGCCCTTCGAGGCCATCGAGCTGGACCTCGCCTTTCTCTGGGACGAGCGTTAG
- a CDS encoding vWA domain-containing protein has translation MKPALKLPVILGSAAVLAVSALLLGTPAPGTPEAPRPVPPTLAPAPLPKPDVAPVTHATQGQPVIQIAVLLDTSGSMDGLLDQARTQLWNIVNRFSHAKRNGVAPQLQLALYAYGNTDPGANRDEIRQVVPFTTDLDLISEHLFSLRTSGGSEHCGEVIRDATTQLAWSKDPNAMRLIFIAGNEPFTQGPVDFHDSVKAARERGITVNTLHCGGYEEGISGSWKDAAVLADGSYLNIDQNQRVVEIAAPQDAEIARLGGELNKTYVAYGATGQQAQMRQAVQDSNSRGVSLSNMVSRSLAKSSSNYSNESWDLVDAVKKNQVDVASVRDEDLPEPMRGMDAAGRKAWLEAREKERGDIQQRIQTLNAERQKFLAEASKQQAQKGDDTLEGAIGQVVQREAKKRQLTLE, from the coding sequence ATGAAACCGGCCCTCAAGCTCCCCGTCATCCTTGGCTCCGCCGCGGTGCTCGCGGTCTCCGCCCTCCTGCTGGGCACGCCGGCTCCCGGCACTCCGGAGGCCCCGCGCCCGGTGCCGCCGACCCTCGCGCCCGCGCCGCTGCCGAAGCCGGACGTGGCTCCCGTCACCCACGCGACGCAGGGCCAGCCCGTCATCCAGATTGCCGTGCTGCTCGACACCAGCGGCAGCATGGACGGCCTGCTCGACCAGGCCCGCACGCAGCTCTGGAACATCGTCAACCGCTTCTCCCACGCGAAGCGCAACGGCGTGGCCCCTCAGCTCCAGCTCGCGCTCTACGCGTACGGCAACACGGACCCGGGGGCCAACCGGGACGAAATCCGCCAGGTGGTGCCCTTCACCACGGACCTGGACCTCATCTCCGAGCACCTCTTCTCGCTGCGCACCTCCGGCGGCTCCGAGCACTGCGGCGAGGTCATCCGCGATGCCACCACACAGCTCGCCTGGAGCAAGGACCCCAATGCCATGCGCCTCATCTTCATCGCCGGCAACGAGCCCTTCACCCAGGGCCCGGTGGACTTCCATGACTCCGTGAAGGCGGCGCGTGAGCGCGGCATCACCGTGAACACCCTCCACTGCGGCGGCTACGAGGAGGGCATCTCCGGGAGCTGGAAGGACGCGGCGGTGCTCGCCGACGGCAGCTACCTCAACATCGACCAGAACCAGCGGGTGGTTGAGATCGCCGCGCCGCAGGACGCGGAGATTGCCCGGCTCGGCGGGGAGCTGAACAAGACGTACGTGGCCTATGGCGCCACCGGCCAGCAGGCGCAGATGCGGCAGGCCGTGCAGGACAGCAACTCGCGGGGCGTGTCCCTCTCCAACATGGTGTCGCGCTCCCTCGCCAAGTCCTCGAGCAACTACTCCAACGAGAGCTGGGACCTCGTGGACGCGGTGAAGAAGAACCAGGTGGACGTGGCCAGCGTCCGCGACGAGGACCTGCCCGAGCCCATGCGCGGCATGGATGCCGCCGGCCGCAAGGCGTGGCTCGAGGCGCGCGAGAAGGAGCGCGGCGACATCCAGCAGCGAATCCAGACGCTCAACGCCGAGCGCCAGAAGTTCCTCGCCGAGGCGAGCAAGCAGCAGGCCCAGAAGGGGGACGACACGCTAGAGGGCGCCATCGGTCAGGTCGTCCAGCGCGAGGCGAAGAAGCGCCAGCTCACCCTGGAGTAG
- a CDS encoding response regulator transcription factor has protein sequence MAARRVLVVEDDPAIRRGIVDALRFEGYEVLEAGVRAEGQRLAERTPVDLVLLDLVLPDGDGLELLRAVRKSRPTLPVIILTARGQEEDRVNGLKLGADDYVVKPFSVRELLARAGAVLRRSAERPTGVVRIDFPGGHFEVERRELSFTDGSRVDLSEREAEALRYLGDNAGRAISREELLERVWHLPARGVQTRTVDMTMARLREKLRDDSEEPRVILTVRGKGYMFAARGGTA, from the coding sequence ATGGCCGCGCGCCGAGTGCTCGTCGTGGAGGATGACCCCGCCATCCGGCGCGGAATCGTGGATGCCCTTCGCTTCGAGGGCTATGAGGTCCTCGAAGCGGGAGTCCGGGCGGAGGGGCAGCGGCTGGCCGAGCGCACTCCGGTGGACCTGGTGCTGCTGGACCTGGTCCTCCCCGACGGCGATGGGTTGGAGCTCCTCCGGGCGGTGCGCAAGAGCCGGCCCACGCTGCCGGTCATCATCCTCACGGCGCGGGGGCAGGAGGAGGACCGGGTCAACGGCCTGAAGCTCGGCGCGGATGACTACGTGGTGAAGCCCTTCTCCGTGCGTGAGTTGCTGGCCCGCGCGGGGGCGGTGCTCCGGCGCTCGGCGGAGCGGCCCACGGGGGTGGTGCGCATCGACTTCCCGGGCGGGCACTTCGAGGTGGAGCGGCGCGAGCTGAGCTTCACCGATGGCTCGCGGGTGGACCTCTCCGAGCGTGAGGCGGAGGCCCTGCGCTACCTCGGAGACAACGCCGGGCGCGCCATCTCCCGCGAGGAGTTGCTGGAGCGCGTGTGGCACCTGCCCGCGCGTGGAGTGCAGACGCGCACGGTGGACATGACCATGGCGCGGCTGAGGGAGAAGCTGCGCGATGACTCGGAGGAACCGCGCGTCATCCTCACGGTGCGGGGCAAGGGATACATGTTCGCCGCGCGGGGTGGCACGGCGTGA
- a CDS encoding sensor histidine kinase, translated as MIRSWRIWIAVSACLSLALAGVVWLSAFALRLDRADRQARESAAREENARLALWRLDSDLLPIVARESAVSAEAYGPVSPARGVLDASLRPMSEGTAFLSSPLLARLPEHVLLHFQLAQDGTVSSPQVVAPELRESVGASLSTSEAAVLEGRLRELTALLRKADLRRALAEPSLQPQRAEARNEASKTLGDLSPQVAKNVSEYSARSRSANQAYRQSQNQNALFLDENLQQAAPLTEDDVAMRAVWVGDTLLLGRRVRLQGREYVQGCWLDWPGLRTWLLGQVRDLLPSAALEPVHGRETQGDGRMLAALPVRLVPGPAPGWGDSSGTLSTLPVVLMVAWSGVLLAGVAVVALLVGVVALSERRGAFVSAVTHELRTPLTTFRMYTEMLSEGMVPDEGRRKEYFDILHREAERLSHLVENVLAYARIERGRAPARLERVDLRTMLRRMEERLVQRAAQADMEVCVDVPGDIAVLTDPSAVDQVLFNLVDNASKYAASAEDRRIHVECKQRRGRVGLVVRDHGPGVDAATARRLFEPFSKSVQTAAKTAPGVGLGLALCRRLARSMRADLRYERESGGGARFVLWLPSA; from the coding sequence GTGATTCGCTCCTGGCGCATCTGGATTGCGGTGAGCGCATGCCTGAGTCTCGCGTTGGCGGGCGTGGTGTGGCTGTCCGCCTTCGCGCTCCGGTTGGACCGCGCGGACCGGCAGGCCCGCGAGAGCGCGGCGCGCGAGGAGAACGCGCGGCTGGCGCTGTGGCGCCTGGACTCGGACCTGCTGCCCATCGTCGCGCGTGAGAGCGCGGTGTCCGCCGAGGCCTATGGCCCCGTGTCGCCCGCGCGCGGCGTGCTCGACGCGAGCCTGCGCCCCATGTCCGAGGGCACCGCCTTCCTCTCCTCGCCACTGCTGGCCCGGCTGCCCGAGCACGTGCTGCTCCACTTCCAGCTTGCCCAGGACGGCACGGTGTCCTCGCCCCAGGTGGTGGCGCCCGAGCTGCGCGAGTCGGTGGGCGCGTCGCTGTCCACGTCCGAGGCGGCGGTGCTGGAGGGCCGGTTGCGCGAGCTCACCGCGCTGCTGCGGAAGGCGGACCTGCGGCGGGCCCTCGCGGAGCCTTCACTCCAGCCCCAGCGCGCGGAGGCCCGGAACGAGGCCTCGAAGACCCTCGGCGACCTCTCCCCCCAGGTGGCGAAGAACGTGAGCGAGTACAGCGCCCGCTCCCGCAGCGCCAACCAGGCATACCGTCAGAGCCAGAATCAGAACGCCCTCTTCCTGGACGAGAACCTCCAGCAGGCCGCGCCGCTCACCGAGGACGATGTGGCGATGCGCGCCGTCTGGGTGGGAGACACGCTGCTCCTGGGCCGGCGCGTCCGCCTGCAGGGCCGGGAGTACGTGCAGGGCTGCTGGCTGGACTGGCCCGGGCTGCGCACGTGGTTGCTCGGACAGGTGCGTGACCTCTTGCCCTCCGCGGCGCTGGAGCCCGTGCATGGCCGCGAGACCCAGGGCGACGGCCGGATGCTCGCGGCGCTCCCCGTGCGGCTGGTGCCGGGGCCCGCGCCCGGTTGGGGGGACTCCTCGGGGACGCTCTCCACGCTGCCCGTGGTGCTGATGGTGGCATGGAGCGGCGTGCTCCTGGCGGGCGTGGCGGTGGTGGCGTTGCTGGTGGGCGTCGTGGCGCTCAGCGAGCGGCGGGGCGCCTTCGTCTCCGCGGTGACGCACGAGCTGCGCACGCCGCTGACCACCTTCCGCATGTACACGGAGATGCTGTCCGAGGGCATGGTGCCGGACGAGGGCCGGCGGAAGGAATACTTCGACATCCTCCACCGGGAGGCGGAGCGGCTGAGCCACCTCGTGGAGAACGTGCTCGCCTACGCGCGAATCGAGCGGGGCCGCGCCCCCGCGCGCCTGGAGCGAGTCGACCTGCGCACCATGCTGCGACGGATGGAGGAGCGGCTGGTCCAGCGCGCGGCACAGGCGGACATGGAGGTGTGCGTGGACGTGCCCGGAGACATCGCCGTGCTGACGGACCCGTCCGCCGTGGACCAGGTGCTCTTCAACCTCGTGGACAACGCATCCAAGTATGCGGCCTCGGCGGAGGACCGGCGCATCCATGTGGAATGCAAGCAGCGGCGGGGACGCGTGGGGCTGGTGGTGAGGGACCACGGCCCCGGCGTGGACGCAGCGACGGCGCGCCGGCTCTTCGAGCCCTTCTCCAAGTCCGTGCAGACGGCGGCGAAGACGGCTCCCGGAGTGGGGCTTGGCCTCGCGCTGTGCCGGCGGCTGGCGCGCAGCATGCGCGCGGACCTGCGCTACGAGCGCGAGTCCGGCGGCGGAGCGCGCTTCGTGCTGTGGCTGCCGTCCGCGTGA
- a CDS encoding DUF6209 family protein codes for MKKLLMPALLPLLCLASTSALAEPETAVQVQSVPAPLSGPPTLTFGTNWSVSLAGQPLAGGPLRIIYDTTRLPNCRGPSWAITGFMMTNHGTVQSFPVADATTVGNPAEALINLTTGGELEVWFRETDGNGCSSWDSNVGWNFHTKVLQNPTLSFYEGWTHSLYGTLQGGTTLMVDYDIDRLGQCRAYYLNYKAWGVYVHYRINGGAETTAPLTVDWGEFNSQYWMQAPAFIPLPAGPGTLEMWFSNQDRKGCQQWDSRYGQNYIFNFQ; via the coding sequence ATGAAGAAGCTGTTGATGCCCGCCCTGCTGCCGTTGCTGTGCCTCGCCTCCACCTCCGCCCTCGCCGAGCCGGAGACGGCCGTTCAGGTCCAGTCCGTCCCGGCCCCCCTCTCCGGACCGCCGACGCTGACCTTCGGCACCAACTGGAGCGTCTCGCTCGCCGGTCAGCCGCTGGCCGGCGGTCCGCTGCGCATCATCTACGACACGACCCGACTGCCCAACTGCCGCGGCCCCTCGTGGGCCATCACCGGCTTCATGATGACCAACCACGGCACGGTGCAGAGCTTCCCCGTCGCGGATGCCACCACCGTGGGCAACCCGGCGGAGGCGCTCATCAACCTCACCACCGGTGGCGAATTGGAGGTGTGGTTCCGGGAGACCGACGGCAATGGCTGCTCCAGCTGGGACTCCAACGTCGGCTGGAACTTCCACACCAAGGTGCTGCAGAACCCGACGCTGTCGTTCTACGAGGGCTGGACGCACTCGCTCTACGGCACGCTCCAGGGCGGCACCACCCTCATGGTGGACTACGACATCGACCGGCTGGGGCAGTGCCGCGCGTACTACCTCAACTACAAGGCGTGGGGCGTCTACGTGCACTACCGCATCAACGGCGGCGCGGAGACCACGGCGCCCCTGACTGTTGATTGGGGCGAGTTCAATTCGCAGTACTGGATGCAGGCTCCCGCCTTCATCCCGCTGCCCGCCGGCCCCGGCACGCTGGAGATGTGGTTCTCGAACCAGGACCGCAAGGGTTGTCAGCAGTGGGACTCGCGCTACGGGCAGAACTACATCTTCAACTTCCAGTGA
- a CDS encoding ECF-type sigma factor codes for MSLSELTELLDGARKGDTGARDALMAVAYQELRLLAHEAPRVPPTALVNEAWTRLTHTGGVAFENRRHFFGAAAQAMRRVLVDRARMRRAQMRDAAQERLSLRDGEMEAPAGMDIEVLELERALSELETFQPRLARMLELRYFAGFGLLESAAALGVSPATVRRDWAYARVWLVERLSN; via the coding sequence ATGAGTCTGTCTGAGTTGACAGAGCTGCTGGATGGCGCGCGCAAGGGGGACACGGGTGCGCGCGATGCGCTGATGGCGGTGGCCTACCAGGAGCTACGGCTGCTCGCGCACGAGGCGCCCCGGGTTCCGCCCACGGCGCTGGTGAACGAGGCATGGACGCGTCTTACCCACACCGGTGGGGTGGCCTTCGAGAACCGGCGGCACTTCTTCGGCGCGGCGGCGCAGGCGATGCGGCGGGTACTGGTGGACCGCGCGCGCATGCGCCGGGCGCAGATGCGCGACGCCGCGCAGGAGCGACTGAGCCTCCGTGACGGGGAAATGGAGGCTCCGGCCGGCATGGACATCGAGGTGCTGGAGCTGGAGCGGGCGCTGTCGGAGCTGGAGACCTTCCAGCCGCGCCTGGCCCGCATGCTGGAGCTGCGCTACTTCGCGGGCTTCGGCCTGCTGGAGTCGGCGGCGGCGCTGGGCGTGTCGCCCGCCACCGTCCGGCGCGACTGGGCCTATGCCCGCGTCTGGCTGGTGGAGCGGCTGAGCAACTGA